One segment of Theobroma cacao cultivar B97-61/B2 chromosome 9, Criollo_cocoa_genome_V2, whole genome shotgun sequence DNA contains the following:
- the LOC18587577 gene encoding cell division control protein 2 homolog A isoform X1: protein MDQVSCHFNLPRYFAALSLHLSSLCFFSIFQYEKVEKIGEGTYGVVYKARDRITNETIALKKIRLEQEDEGVPSTAIREISLLKEMQHGNIVRLQDVVHSEKRLYLVFEYLDLDLKKHMDSCPEFGKDPRMIKTFLYQILRGIAYCHSHRVLHRDLKPQNLLIDRSTNALKLADFGLARAFGIPVRTFTHEVVTLWYRAPEILLGSRHYSTPVDVWSVGCIFAEMVNQRPLFPGDSEIDELFKIFRILGTPNEDIWPGVTSLPDFKSAFPKWPPKDLATVVPNLESAGIDLLSKMLCMDPSKRITARSALEHEYFKDIGFVP from the exons ATGGACCAGGTTAGTTGTCATTTTAATTTACCTCGTTATTTTGCTGCGTTATCTCTGCACCTGAGCTCGTTATGCTTTTTCTCAATCTTCCAGTACGAGAAAGTTGAGAAGATTGGTGAAGGAACCTATGGCGTTGTCTATAAGGCTCGAGACCGCATCACCAATGAAACGATCGCTTTAAAGAAGATTCGCTTGGAGCAGGAAGACGAGGGTGTACCTAGCACCGCAATCAGAGAAATTTCTCTCTTGAAAGAAATGCAGCATGGAAATATCGTTAG GTTGCAGGATGTAGTGCATAGTGAGAAGCGTCTATATTTGGTTTTTGAATATCTGGACTTGGATTTGAAgaagcacatggattcatgcCCAGAATTTGGGAAAGATCCACGGATGATAAAA ACATTCCTTTATCAAATTCTCCGTGGCATTGCTTATTGTCATTCTCATAGGGTTCTTCACCGAGATCTAAAACCACAAAATTTGCTGATAGATCGCAGCACCAATGCACTAAAGCTTGCTGATTTTGGGTTGGCCCGAGCATTTGGTATTCCTGTCAGAACATTTACACATGAG GTGGTTACCCTCTGGTACAGAGCACCAGAAATACTGCTTGGGTCCCGTCATTACTCTACACCTGTTGATGTGTGGTCAGTGGGCTGTATATTTGCTGAGATGGTGAATCAGCGGCCATTATTTCCTGGGGATTCTGAGATTGATGAACTGTTCAAGATCTTCAG AATCTTGGGTACTCCAAATGAGGATATATGGCCTGGAGTGACTTCATTGCCTGATTTTAAGTCTGCTTTTCCAAAGTGGCCGCCTAAG GATTTGGCAACTGTTGTTCCAAATCTTGAATCAGCTGGCATTGACCTCCTTTCT AAAATGCTGTGCATGGATCCCAGCAAAAGAATTACAGCAAGAAGTGCACTTGAGCATGAATACTTCAAGGATATTGGGTTTGTACCCTGA
- the LOC18587577 gene encoding cell division control protein 2 homolog isoform X2 gives MDQYEKVEKIGEGTYGVVYKARDRITNETIALKKIRLEQEDEGVPSTAIREISLLKEMQHGNIVRLQDVVHSEKRLYLVFEYLDLDLKKHMDSCPEFGKDPRMIKTFLYQILRGIAYCHSHRVLHRDLKPQNLLIDRSTNALKLADFGLARAFGIPVRTFTHEVVTLWYRAPEILLGSRHYSTPVDVWSVGCIFAEMVNQRPLFPGDSEIDELFKIFRILGTPNEDIWPGVTSLPDFKSAFPKWPPKDLATVVPNLESAGIDLLSKMLCMDPSKRITARSALEHEYFKDIGFVP, from the exons ATGGACCAG TACGAGAAAGTTGAGAAGATTGGTGAAGGAACCTATGGCGTTGTCTATAAGGCTCGAGACCGCATCACCAATGAAACGATCGCTTTAAAGAAGATTCGCTTGGAGCAGGAAGACGAGGGTGTACCTAGCACCGCAATCAGAGAAATTTCTCTCTTGAAAGAAATGCAGCATGGAAATATCGTTAG GTTGCAGGATGTAGTGCATAGTGAGAAGCGTCTATATTTGGTTTTTGAATATCTGGACTTGGATTTGAAgaagcacatggattcatgcCCAGAATTTGGGAAAGATCCACGGATGATAAAA ACATTCCTTTATCAAATTCTCCGTGGCATTGCTTATTGTCATTCTCATAGGGTTCTTCACCGAGATCTAAAACCACAAAATTTGCTGATAGATCGCAGCACCAATGCACTAAAGCTTGCTGATTTTGGGTTGGCCCGAGCATTTGGTATTCCTGTCAGAACATTTACACATGAG GTGGTTACCCTCTGGTACAGAGCACCAGAAATACTGCTTGGGTCCCGTCATTACTCTACACCTGTTGATGTGTGGTCAGTGGGCTGTATATTTGCTGAGATGGTGAATCAGCGGCCATTATTTCCTGGGGATTCTGAGATTGATGAACTGTTCAAGATCTTCAG AATCTTGGGTACTCCAAATGAGGATATATGGCCTGGAGTGACTTCATTGCCTGATTTTAAGTCTGCTTTTCCAAAGTGGCCGCCTAAG GATTTGGCAACTGTTGTTCCAAATCTTGAATCAGCTGGCATTGACCTCCTTTCT AAAATGCTGTGCATGGATCCCAGCAAAAGAATTACAGCAAGAAGTGCACTTGAGCATGAATACTTCAAGGATATTGGGTTTGTACCCTGA
- the LOC18587578 gene encoding uncharacterized protein LOC18587578 isoform X1: MEPSANCPACDAGHGNETSYLNVPLLLQPSYSRSKSLLCDELRRFRISLKWCALDHSSRLGKFISYLMFVSLTVFVPIISSLSVQVPSSSLATDTTAFNLLVQFPESGLAFLGFFNLCCFFRRYGLRQLLFLDALQQDTTFVRRGYTRELDKAFRYLACILLPSFFVQVAHKIIFFSTVKISLPYVRSGFPLNSIMFVLVLGSWVYRTGVFLLVCVLFRLTCELQILRFEGLHKMFEGSGSGCDAGEIFQEHVRIRKQLSVTSHRYRFFIIASLVVITVSQFAALLMVLASKSEKSFFNSGDLLVCSAVQQSGFFLCLLGAARMTHRAQGMASVATRWHMSIIISSLAGLGQQQQGKLHNPDTDVTPQASISKCNDESDSDSSSDTLIRLSAQHPSNFQTRQALVLYLQHNNRGITLFGYALDRGLLHTLFAFEFSLVMWILSKETPWPNG; encoded by the exons ATGGAGCCCTCCGCCAATTGTCCCGCATGCGATGCTGGCCATGGCAATGAGACTAGTTATTTGAACGTACCCTTGCTACTCCAACCATCGTATTCTAGATCAAAGTCCTTGCTCTGCGATGAGTTGCGCCGCTTCAGAATAAGCCTCAAGTGGTGTGCACTAGACCACTCCTCACGCCTAGGCAAATTCATATCCTATCTCATGTTTGTCTCCCTCACCGTTTTTGTGCCTATCATAAGCTCCCTCTCGGTTCAAGTCCCATCCTCTTCATTAGCTACAGACACCACCGCCTTCAACCTCCTGGTTCAGTTTCCTGAGTCAGGCTTGGCTTTCTTGGGCTTTTTCAACTTATGCTGCTTCTTCAGAAGATATGGTTTGAGGCAACTCTTGTTTCTCGACGCCCTGCAACAAGATACCACCTTTGTCAGACGTGGATACACTCGGGAGCTGGACAAGGCGTTTCGTTACCTTGCTTGCATACTTCTACCCTCTTTTTTTGTCCAAGTTGCGCATAAGATCATATTCTTCTCCACCGTAAAGATATCGCTGCCTTATGTTAGGTCCGGATTCCCACTGAACTCCATAATGTTTGTGTTGGTGCTGGGGTCATGGGTTTACAGGACGGGTGTGTTTCTGCTCGTCTGCGTGCTGTTTCGGTTGACTTGCGAGTTACAGATACTAAGGTTTGAAGGGCTCCACAAGATGTTCGAGGGGTCCGGGTCAGGGTGTGATGCTGGGGAAATATTTCAGGAGCATGTTAGGATCAGGAAACAGTTATCTGTTACCAGTCATAGATATCGCTTCTTTATTATTGCGTCCTTGGTTGTCATCACCGTGAGCCAGTTCGCGGCTTTGTTAATGGTTTTGGCTTCAAAATCAGAAAAGAGTTTTTTCAATTCTGGCGATCTCCTG GTTTGTTCAGCCGTGCAACAGAGCGGCTTCTTCTTGTGCTTGTTGGGTGCGGCGAGAATGACACATAGAGCCCAAGGAATGGCTTCGGTAGCAACCAGATGGCATATGAGCATTATTATAAGTAGTCTCGCAGGATTAGGGCAGCAGCAGCAGGGGAAACTCCATAACCCAGATACCGACGTGACCCCGCAAGCATCTATATCTAAATGCAACGATGAAAGCGACTCCGACTCTTCATCAGATACACTCATCAGGCTTTCCGCACAACATCCATCCAACTTCCAAACCAGGCAAGCTTTAG TGTTATATTTGCAACACAACAACCGAGGGATCACGCTATTCGGATATGCTCTGGATCGTGGATTGCTTCACACTCTCTTTGCATTTGAGTTCTCTTTGGTGATGTGGATTCTCAGTAAG GAGACTCCATGGCCCAATGGATAA
- the LOC18587578 gene encoding uncharacterized protein LOC18587578 isoform X2, which yields MEPSANCPACDAGHGNETSYLNVPLLLQPSYSRSKSLLCDELRRFRISLKWCALDHSSRLGKFISYLMFVSLTVFVPIISSLSVQVPSSSLATDTTAFNLLVQFPESGLAFLGFFNLCCFFRRYGLRQLLFLDALQQDTTFVRRGYTRELDKAFRYLACILLPSFFVQVAHKIIFFSTVKISLPYVRSGFPLNSIMFVLVLGSWVYRTGVFLLVCVLFRLTCELQILRFEGLHKMFEGSGSGCDAGEIFQEHVRIRKQLSVTSHRYRFFIIASLVVITVSQFAALLMVLASKSEKSFFNSGDLLVCSAVQQSGFFLCLLGAARMTHRAQGMASVATRWHMSIIISSLAGLGQQQQGKLHNPDTDVTPQASISKCNDESDSDSSSDTLIRLSAQHPSNFQTRQALVLYLQHNNRGITLFGYALDRGLLHTLFAFEFSLVMWILSKVVVLS from the exons ATGGAGCCCTCCGCCAATTGTCCCGCATGCGATGCTGGCCATGGCAATGAGACTAGTTATTTGAACGTACCCTTGCTACTCCAACCATCGTATTCTAGATCAAAGTCCTTGCTCTGCGATGAGTTGCGCCGCTTCAGAATAAGCCTCAAGTGGTGTGCACTAGACCACTCCTCACGCCTAGGCAAATTCATATCCTATCTCATGTTTGTCTCCCTCACCGTTTTTGTGCCTATCATAAGCTCCCTCTCGGTTCAAGTCCCATCCTCTTCATTAGCTACAGACACCACCGCCTTCAACCTCCTGGTTCAGTTTCCTGAGTCAGGCTTGGCTTTCTTGGGCTTTTTCAACTTATGCTGCTTCTTCAGAAGATATGGTTTGAGGCAACTCTTGTTTCTCGACGCCCTGCAACAAGATACCACCTTTGTCAGACGTGGATACACTCGGGAGCTGGACAAGGCGTTTCGTTACCTTGCTTGCATACTTCTACCCTCTTTTTTTGTCCAAGTTGCGCATAAGATCATATTCTTCTCCACCGTAAAGATATCGCTGCCTTATGTTAGGTCCGGATTCCCACTGAACTCCATAATGTTTGTGTTGGTGCTGGGGTCATGGGTTTACAGGACGGGTGTGTTTCTGCTCGTCTGCGTGCTGTTTCGGTTGACTTGCGAGTTACAGATACTAAGGTTTGAAGGGCTCCACAAGATGTTCGAGGGGTCCGGGTCAGGGTGTGATGCTGGGGAAATATTTCAGGAGCATGTTAGGATCAGGAAACAGTTATCTGTTACCAGTCATAGATATCGCTTCTTTATTATTGCGTCCTTGGTTGTCATCACCGTGAGCCAGTTCGCGGCTTTGTTAATGGTTTTGGCTTCAAAATCAGAAAAGAGTTTTTTCAATTCTGGCGATCTCCTG GTTTGTTCAGCCGTGCAACAGAGCGGCTTCTTCTTGTGCTTGTTGGGTGCGGCGAGAATGACACATAGAGCCCAAGGAATGGCTTCGGTAGCAACCAGATGGCATATGAGCATTATTATAAGTAGTCTCGCAGGATTAGGGCAGCAGCAGCAGGGGAAACTCCATAACCCAGATACCGACGTGACCCCGCAAGCATCTATATCTAAATGCAACGATGAAAGCGACTCCGACTCTTCATCAGATACACTCATCAGGCTTTCCGCACAACATCCATCCAACTTCCAAACCAGGCAAGCTTTAG TGTTATATTTGCAACACAACAACCGAGGGATCACGCTATTCGGATATGCTCTGGATCGTGGATTGCTTCACACTCTCTTTGCATTTGAGTTCTCTTTGGTGATGTGGATTCTCAGTAAGGTTGTTGTTTTGTCTTAG
- the LOC18587578 gene encoding uncharacterized protein LOC18587578 isoform X3: MEPSANCPACDAGHGNETSYLNVPLLLQPSYSRSKSLLCDELRRFRISLKWCALDHSSRLGKFISYLMFVSLTVFVPIISSLSVQVPSSSLATDTTAFNLLVQFPESGLAFLGFFNLCCFFRRYGLRQLLFLDALQQDTTFVRRGYTRELDKAFRYLACILLPSFFVQVAHKIIFFSTVKISLPYVRSGFPLNSIMFVLVLGSWVYRTGVFLLVCVLFRLTCELQILRFEGLHKMFEGSGSGCDAGEIFQEHVRIRKQLSVTSHRYRFFIIASLVVITVSQFAALLMVLASKSEKSFFNSGDLLVCSAVQQSGFFLCLLGAARMTHRAQGMASVATRWHMSIIISSLAGLGQQQQGKLHNPDTDVTPQASISKCNDESDSDSSSDTLIRLSAQHPSNFQTSVIFATQQPRDHAIRICSGSWIASHSLCI; the protein is encoded by the exons ATGGAGCCCTCCGCCAATTGTCCCGCATGCGATGCTGGCCATGGCAATGAGACTAGTTATTTGAACGTACCCTTGCTACTCCAACCATCGTATTCTAGATCAAAGTCCTTGCTCTGCGATGAGTTGCGCCGCTTCAGAATAAGCCTCAAGTGGTGTGCACTAGACCACTCCTCACGCCTAGGCAAATTCATATCCTATCTCATGTTTGTCTCCCTCACCGTTTTTGTGCCTATCATAAGCTCCCTCTCGGTTCAAGTCCCATCCTCTTCATTAGCTACAGACACCACCGCCTTCAACCTCCTGGTTCAGTTTCCTGAGTCAGGCTTGGCTTTCTTGGGCTTTTTCAACTTATGCTGCTTCTTCAGAAGATATGGTTTGAGGCAACTCTTGTTTCTCGACGCCCTGCAACAAGATACCACCTTTGTCAGACGTGGATACACTCGGGAGCTGGACAAGGCGTTTCGTTACCTTGCTTGCATACTTCTACCCTCTTTTTTTGTCCAAGTTGCGCATAAGATCATATTCTTCTCCACCGTAAAGATATCGCTGCCTTATGTTAGGTCCGGATTCCCACTGAACTCCATAATGTTTGTGTTGGTGCTGGGGTCATGGGTTTACAGGACGGGTGTGTTTCTGCTCGTCTGCGTGCTGTTTCGGTTGACTTGCGAGTTACAGATACTAAGGTTTGAAGGGCTCCACAAGATGTTCGAGGGGTCCGGGTCAGGGTGTGATGCTGGGGAAATATTTCAGGAGCATGTTAGGATCAGGAAACAGTTATCTGTTACCAGTCATAGATATCGCTTCTTTATTATTGCGTCCTTGGTTGTCATCACCGTGAGCCAGTTCGCGGCTTTGTTAATGGTTTTGGCTTCAAAATCAGAAAAGAGTTTTTTCAATTCTGGCGATCTCCTG GTTTGTTCAGCCGTGCAACAGAGCGGCTTCTTCTTGTGCTTGTTGGGTGCGGCGAGAATGACACATAGAGCCCAAGGAATGGCTTCGGTAGCAACCAGATGGCATATGAGCATTATTATAAGTAGTCTCGCAGGATTAGGGCAGCAGCAGCAGGGGAAACTCCATAACCCAGATACCGACGTGACCCCGCAAGCATCTATATCTAAATGCAACGATGAAAGCGACTCCGACTCTTCATCAGATACACTCATCAGGCTTTCCGCACAACATCCATCCAACTTCCAAACCAG TGTTATATTTGCAACACAACAACCGAGGGATCACGCTATTCGGATATGCTCTGGATCGTGGATTGCTTCACACTCTCTTTGCATTTGA
- the LOC18587579 gene encoding LOW QUALITY PROTEIN: trihelix transcription factor ASR3 (The sequence of the model RefSeq protein was modified relative to this genomic sequence to represent the inferred CDS: substituted 1 base at 1 genomic stop codon), with the protein MEHKDDIPSRSSGIRRTRSEESAHWVAQHLLILVNEIAAIEADCSNAXSSFQKWKIIVENCNALGVPHSSNQCRRKWSLLLQDYTKIKRWESQSALCDSYWSLGGQRRKEYELLENFDQDLFKAINDVVRLLEEKSGTDRDSDPEAQDDMVEITAELGMCRRKGADYGGKTCEKAEQIHAVVEENFTENADHSAADVKNVEEFRTDFIRRQGDKLVACLGDILSTLNQFSELVQECE; encoded by the exons ATGGAGCATAAAGATGACATCCCATCACGCTCTTCAGGCATTCGACGAACACGTTCCGAGGAATCTGCACACTGGGTTGCACAGCATCTGCTCATTCTTGTCAATGAGATTGCTGCTATTGAGGCCGATTGTTCAAATGCTTAGTCTTCCTTTCAGAAATGGAAAATTATAGTGGAAAATTGCAATGCTTTGGGTGTGCCACACTCTTCAAATCAGTGCCGCAGGAAGTGGAGCTTGTTGCTTCAGGACTACACCAAGATCAAGCGTTGGGAGTCACAGTCAGCACTATGTGATTCGTACTGGTCTTTGGGTGGTCAAAGGAGAAAAGAATACGAACTTCtagaaaattttgaccaagatCTGTTTAAAGCCATCAATGATGTTGTTAGATTGCTGGAGGAGAAATCAGGTACTGACCGAGACAGTGATCCAGAAGCCCAGGATGATATGGTTGAAATAACTGCAGAGCTAGGTATG TGTAGAAGAAAAGGAGCAGATTATGGTGGCAAGACTTGTGAGAAGGCAGAGCAGATCCATGCCGTAGTTGAGGAAAATTTTACAGAGAATGCTGACCATTCAGCTGCTGATGTGAAGAATGTTGAGGAGTTCCGGACAGATTTTATAAGACGTCAAGGGGACAAGCTTGTTGCATGCTTGGGAGACATTTTAAGCACTCTCAATCAGTTTTCAGAACTTGTCCAGGAATGTGAATGA
- the LOC18587580 gene encoding gamma-glutamylcyclotransferase 2-1, whose translation MVFWVFGYGSLVWNPGFEYDEKVIGFIKDYRRVFDLACIDHRGTPENPARTCTLELIEGAVCWGAAYCVRGSPEKERAAMEYLERRECEYDQKTLVDFYKEGDPLQPALTGVIVFTSTPDKVSNKYYLGPAPLDEMARQIATAVGPCGNNRDYLFLLEKAMFDIGHEDDMVIELANEVRKVLGTLGKGISKEKKLVGPPQMPLKSQTPLPSMQLRLLPEAVAMDS comes from the exons ATGGTTTTCTGGGTATTTGGTTATGGTTCACTGGTGTGGAACCCTGGGTTTGAGTACGATGAGAAAGTCATAGGCTTCATCAAGGATTACAGGCGTGTTTTCGACCTTG CATGCATTGATCACAGAGGTACACCTGAAAATCCTGCAAGGACTTGCACCTTGGAGCTCATTGAAGGAGCCGTTTGT TGGGGTGCTGCTTATTGTGTTCGGGGCAGTCCTGAAAAGGAAAGGGCAGCAATGGAG TACTTGGAGCGGAGAGAATGCGAATATGATCAAAAGACCCTTGTGGACTTTTACAAG GAAGGAGATCCTCTGCAGCCTGCTCTAACTGGAGTTATTGT TTTCACATCTACTCCAGACAAAGTTTCAAACAAGTATTACCTGGGGCCTGCTCCATTGGACGAAATGGCTAG GCAAATTGCAACTGCTGTTGGACCCTGTGGAAACAATAGGGATTATCTTTTCCTGCTGGAGAAGGCCATGTTTGATATAG GTCATGAGGATGACATGGTCATAGAGCTGGCAAATGAAGTGAGGAAGGTACTGGGAACATTGGGGAAAGGAATTTCCAAGGAGAAGAAGCTAGTGGGGCCGCCTCAGATGCCGCTTAAATCCCAGACCCCCCTCCCATCAATGCAGTTGCGTCTGCTTCCGGAAGCTGTTGCGATGGATTCCTAG